The following coding sequences lie in one Salmo salar chromosome ssa13, Ssal_v3.1, whole genome shotgun sequence genomic window:
- the LOC106566470 gene encoding DNA-binding protein inhibitor ID-1 codes for MKVVGSTCTLKNTEDMVRCLSEQSMAISKCKIPLLDEQMSAFLQDMNSCYSKLKELVPTLPANKKASKMEILQHVIDYIWDLQVELDAPGKQQAADVPRTPLTTLNAEIASISVENGCSDDRILCR; via the exons ATGAAAGTTGTCGGATCTACCTGCACCCTGAAGAACACCGAGGACATGGTCCGGTGTCTCTCTGAACAGAGTATGGCCATCTCCAAGTGTAAGATCCCACTGCTGGACGAGCAGATGAGTGCATTTCTGCAGGACATGAACAGCTGCTACAGCAAGTTGAAGGAGCTGGTGCCCACTCTGCCAGCCAACAAGAAAGCCAGTAAGATGGAGATTCTGCAGCATGTCATCGACTATATCTGGGACCTACAGGTCGAGCTGGACGCACCCGGCAAACAGCAGGCCGCAGATGTACCTCGGACCCCTCTGACAACCCTCAATGCAGAAAtcgccagcatctctgtggag AACGGATGCTCCGATGACAGAATTCTCTGCCGCTGA